A segment of the Triticum urartu cultivar G1812 chromosome 1, Tu2.1, whole genome shotgun sequence genome:
CCTCCCAGCTGGTAGCTTGTATGTTGATGTTATCCATCAAATTCTTCAATCTATGAATGCGAGTCAATCTTGATCAACTGATATACAGTGAGTATGTTTGGCTGCCCATAAGAAAATTGACCTGGCAACTGATAACTAATTTTATAGTTTAAGACTTAATCCATGACACTATCTGGTCCGAATAGTGTGATACATAAACAAAAAAAAGATATTTATTTGTCTGATTAAGAGGGCAACTTTGTGAGTCAAGCTATGAGTTCCGGTGTTCAACATGCAACTTTCACAACTATAGATTACCGTGTTTGTTTGATCTTCAGCACATTCTACCGATGTTTTCAAGTTTCAACTAGCTCAAAAAATAATACTAATGTTTCAACGTTTTAACAGTTACTTTTTCAGTACGGAACAAAAAGCTGCATTTACTAAGGTTCGGTGTAGGTTTCATTGTGCTCTAATCAAAACATAGTTTGGGTGTATGTGTTTTGTTAAACATAAGTGAATGCATTGTCATGTGTTTTGTTAAAATAACTGTTCTGTTGAGAAGTAGTCTCTCCGTAAAGAAGTATAAGAGCGTTtatagatcactaaagtagtgatctaaacactcttatatttctttacaaagGGAAGTACTTTGGTACATTACCTTTACCCTATACTGAATACAAATACTTTAGTATAAATATAACTTTATAGGTCATGATGTTACCAAACCTATATTGCCGGCATCATAAGGGCAGGAAAAAAACACTGTTGTTTTTATTGCATGGCAATCTCCACTACGATTTCATAGGTTATCACATCTGATGCGTGAGTGTGTTGCTTTTGTAGGCAAAAGCATGGTCAGTGGAAGGGGCTGTTAAGTGGAAGAACTTGGCTGGCTATGCAGACATCTGGGATGCTTCAGTTGCATATGGTTTCGACCAAACAACAGAGGTTGGCGTAGGAGTCTCGCTGCCAAGATTTAAATCAATACCAACACCCTTGATGGCTCGGGCTTCATTGTTGTCACAAGATTGGATGAAGTTCTCATCATACAAGGAGCGTATACTTGGTCTTTCATTGGGCTTGCTTTCAACCAGGCACCACGATTTATCTTACAACCTTACATGGCGTACCTTGACTGATCCGTCACGCCTCGCGTCAACGTCCATAAGAAGGCAGTTAGGGCATAACCTTCTATCTGCATTGAAATACACATACAAGATTGATGAAAGGGATTCACATATCAGGCCAACAAAAGGATATGCATTTCTCTCATCCTCTCAAGTTGGTGGTCTTTGGGATAACAAAGGATTGAAATTTTTTCGCCAGGTCTGTTTTCAGCTTATTCTGTCCCCCTTTTCATGATCTCTTTAGCACCAATCTATTTATTatttctttttcctttttatgGTTCCTCACAATAATGGAGAAGTATACTTGTCACATCCATTCTCATTATTATTATCTTACAATATGGTGCTTTTGACTTTGCTTCAGGAGTTTGATGTTCGTGCTGCCGTGCCTTTTGGATTCTGGAACGTTGCTCTCAATGTTGGTCTAGGAGCGGGTGTTGTTTTACCACTGGCAAGAGGATTTATGAATTCGTCTACACCTGTGACTGATAGATTTAACCTGGGAGGTCACAATTCTCCAGTTTGCAGCCTGGGTGGAATATCATCCTTGCTCGGTTTCAGAACAAGAGGAGTTGGCCCAACAGAACCACGGAGGCTTGTCCCCGGCGAGTCGGAAGATGGTTCTCCTGCTGTTCCAGGGAGGGATTACTTGGGTGGCGATCTTGCTGTTTCCGCCTTTGCTGACCTCTCCTTTGATCTGCCTCTGAAGGTGCTTAGAGACGCTGGAATACATGGTCATGCGTTTCTCACTGCTGGGAATCTTGCGAAACTGTCGGAGGGCCAGTACAAGAACTTCTCGCTTGATGAATTCCGTCGTTCGTTTAGGAGCACTGCTGGGATTGGCATTATTTTGCCAACTAAACTGTTCCGGGTCGAGGTATGTTTCAATTTCCTTTGTACCAGATTACAGATCATGTGTTGTGCCTGCCTCCTGACTAACAAACTTGTTTTACTGCATCTGTTCAGGTGAACTACTGCTACATTCTGAAGCAGTCTCAGCACGACAGCGGGAAGACGGGAATCCAGTTCAGCTTCTCCTCGCCCTAGTAGAGACCTGCCGCCAAGTGTTTTGCCTCGTCGACCCCCTTCTGCTCTTTTCTTTCTCGACGAGTACCTGCTGGACAAGCGCATTTGTGTTTTCAGCCTTGTTTTGGGCACCGAGGAGCCTGGAATATCTCACGTGCTGTTCGGCGTTTTTGCACATCTTCCGGAAGGGTTCAGTTCGCTTCCCTTTTAACACTAGTGATTGTCGTGGACATGCCTGTGTAACTGAAATACCGATGCTGCGATGGTGGATAGAACAATAATTTAGGCGGACGAGAAATATTGGCGCTACTGTGACTCTGTATCACCCACTTATCTTGTGATTTGCGAGCCTATTTGGCAAGCGTTTGTGTGTGCTGCTTGGATCAAATACTGCCCGTTTCAAACGCAGAAAATACATCTAAGGGTACCCTGGCATGGACAGCCCGGCCTGAAAAACCTGGGCGGGGCTGGGCCTGACATTCGGGCCAGGCTTGGGCCTTGTTTTGCAGCCTGGAAGATAGTTTGGGCCAGGCTTGGGCTTCtctttttttgtatttttggctGGGCTTTTGGGCTTTGGGTTGAGCTCAGGCTTGAAAACAGTGAGTATTTCGGACTTTGGGCTGGGTCAGGCTTGAGAAATGAAGGTCGGGCTTTTACAAGCTCCGCCCGGCCCGACGTTTACCCTGGTTTAGGTGAACCTGCCGAACTGGGAAACGAGGGCAACGAACTATTTGCTGCTAGAAAACTGCATAATTTGTTGCTCTAGAGCTCTGAAGACTAATTGTTTATAATGGATcatctcttagccttatcttTAATAACTAGCTATTTCTAAAAATATGAtgagacatattgtgctaagagatTATCTTTTGTCTTAAGAGAGACAAACCTTTTTTATGAGTTCTCTCTTCTTCACCTCATCATTTATTCTACATGGCACTTCTAAGATAGCACCATTGTACATACCCTTATTGAATATAAGGTTAAAAGATGACCCATTATAGACATGTTTTTTatcatctctaaattacatgcaTGACTTAAGATAAAACTATCTCATCAATCATTGTACATGCCTTTATAGTTTAGAGCATCTCCACTAGGCCCCCAACAGCCCCCCCCCTCCCCAGGCCTTTTTCATCGCCGGCGCGCGTTTTCCCGCGGTCATGCCCTCAAAAGCTCAAAAAGCGCCGGATTTTGCTGAAAATACGCCCGACGGTCCCAACCCAAACCCAGAAAGCTGGGATGCAGCTGGGGACGCCGGCGCTCTTTTTCGCATGCATCGGCCCACTTgccagcccctctctctcccctctctcctctcctttctctcttttctttctcCTCTCTCTCCTTTCTCATCGCGGGGCCGGAGCGGAGCATGGCCAGGGCGGGGCTCGCGCGCGCGGCCGGAGTGGGCCGTCTCTGCCCGCGCACTCCACGGCGCCCTCGCCGGGCGTATAGGCAGCAGCTGGGTCAGGGTCGAGCTCCAGCCCCATGGCATGgccgaggacgaggacgacgCGGCGGACATGGCGGCTGCAGGGCCCGCTGCTCGGTGGCGTCGGCGTGTCACCGGACGTGAGCTCCCCGCTGGGCATCGCCGTGGCGCTGCTCGCCCTGGCCGGCGTCCTGCTGCTGCTCCTGGGCCCCGGCGCGAAGAGTCCGGCGCGGCCGCGATGGCCACGGATGACGGGCGGTGCTCGGAGGTGGGCTCTGCGGGCGGGCGGGCACGCAGTGGACGCGGCCTGCTCCCCGCGTGCTGGCCGGGCTGTCCGCCGCGTGCATGCGTGCGTTGCCCGCGGTGTGCTAGCTGCGACCTCGCGGGCGTGTTGGCCGGGCTCCGCAGCCACACAGGCGTGCACAAGCTTGCCCGCTGGCCGCAGCCGTCGCGTGCTGGCCGGGCTAGCCACCGCTGCCGCGTGCTTGCGTGCGTTGGCCGCGGTGCCTGCGTAGTCACGCGCTGGCCGCCGCGTCGTCGGGCTTGCATGCTGGGAGGCTCAACGAGTGGATATTTTCTCAACCCCAGGCAAAAAAAATTGCCGGCAACCCCCCAAGGGGCGAAAAAAGTGTCTCCTGAGGGGCttaacggctggagatgctcttactgCTTTAGTAGGCTAGAGTGTCGTGCGTCGGGTTGTAGGTAGACTAGGTAAGCTTTTTCTCTTctcttatttttatttttcttttttgtttcattttttcctttttattctaTCTAAATTTAATTTAAAAACGAAATTCAATCCAAATCTTTCCACAGCAGTCCATCTAGTAATACGTAGGGCTTAGCCAAAGTGATCTCTTTTGCCGGACGAAAAATTAGATTTATCCGCTTTGAGCCCAAGATTGGGTTTCCACGTGGGCCCCACGGCTCAGCCAATTCTATACTCCAAGAGGAATTTGACATTGCCTTGACCTTCTAATTCACGTTTAGCATTCCGTTTTTGCGAGTTAGACAGATCCCTGGCCATGACTCGCTGCGTGCACGGTTATTCATCCGTGCGTTGTACGTCAGGGTCGAGACGTACGGTAGCTGGTCAATTGTGCATACACTCATCACCCATACGTGGCGGCCAACACAATCTTGGCCGTCCAGCTGGGGCAGGACGCTGACCGTCGTGCATTCATGCTTCGGCGAGCCCACCGCCCGCCCGCCGCAGACGGTTCGTGCTGCTCGGATcaggaggaggagaggagaggagagccGCGCGGCGCGTGGGTGAGGGCGGCGGctccacccacccacccccaCCCGGACGTGAGAGCGGAGCAGGTGCGCTGTGGTGACATGTGGGCGCAGCAAAGAGATTACAACGTGCGTGCCGGGAATACACGTCCCCACGGATGGAGGCATGGAGCGCGCGCGCAGGCGGTGCCCCTGGATGCGTCGTCGGCGTGCCAGATCGGAGATCTGACTCGGTTTCGTCCGTGCCGCTTCCATCGCTTGCTCTCTCGGTCTGGTGTGCTCCGGAGGCGAGATTCCGCTCGCGTCCTCCCGTGCCAAGGGGGAGGCCAGGCCCGGAGTAGCGGCCAGATCTTTTGCTCCCTCTGTTTTTCCTTTGCTGATGGTGATTGCCAGATATTTTGTTCTGGCCGCGGCCCGGCGGAATTTGTGAAGGCTGCGTGCAGGAATGGTGAAGGCTGCGCGCTGATGGACGTCCCAACCGAAACGCCACTGGGATTGGGATTTGGACCTCGTCAGGGAATGTGATCCACAAAATCATATTCCGTCCATCGTATTCTTCATGCTGGCAGTGCCTTATGGAGGTGTGCAACAATTGTTGGACTACACAGAAAACAGATGCCACTCTCTCGAGCAGTACGTAAGATTCAACGGAGGAACCAAGGATGCACAGCACAGGGCACGCCGCAGGCCGCATTGCCTCTGACGACGCTGCTATTCAACGTGGGCAAATCAGACGGCACTGCAGCCTCAGCAGTGAGTTTGTTGACGCTGCCTGTGCCCGCCCGCGTGCCCTCGCCGGTGCCGTCCACGGCGATCCACTGGCGAGGCAAGATCCGGATTCCAAGCGGGCGCAGCAGAAAAGCCTGCGACGGGGCGGCAGGGCCGGGGACGATCTGCCTGGCCGGCAGGTGGGACGGTTGGTGGCCGTGTCATGTCACCCCGCATGTGAAAGGACAGGAGCAAGATAAGGAAGGATCATGCATGCATACGATCTCACTCAAACGAGGGGTGTGTAACAGTGCAGCTGCAATGCTGCTAGATACGGAGAGCAGCCGGCTGCGACAGCAGACATCTGTAGACTGCACTGCCATAATGTCAACAAGCACGGGGTCATATATTGTGGGGTCTTGACAAGTGATGGAATCagttctactccctctgttcattTTTATACGGCTTTGTAGATGTTTCAGACACCATGCAAAACAGCTCAATTTCACTTGTCTAAAACGACTTATaaaagtgaacggagggagtactaaactAACCTAGTGGTGGATGTTTTAGGTCACCTGTGGATATGATAACTGTGACTGCTGAACGGGACAGAATGCCCAACTCCATCATGAGGGCACCAGCCCTGAATCACAAGCACAACAATAAGTAGCAAGTCACAGGTAATGTTATCATTCCAGTGCTAGTGTCCACCCTTGCTCCAAAACAGAAATGGCATTGCACAACAGATGAACGACTATGGGAATGCAAATGGTATCAAATGAGAGCATGCCTAAGCCTACTTTCCTGTATAGTTAAAACTGGTCGCTAAATTTGGAGGACAACCAAGACAGGTCGACAGAGCGTAACCAGCTCAAAAAAGGGCAATGAATCACACAAACATCGATCGTAAATCCATTACCACATCCCCCAATATACGATCCTGAACATAGATAGTAGTGTTTGAGTCATGATATGTGATTATCTATCATAAAAGGAAATGCTTTCCTTCTTTATTGCGACTTGACACATCGGAAACGTCAACCAATGTATTTCACGATCCACATCGGAAACATCAACCAAGAACAAAGATGAGATTATCATAAAAGGAAAGGGAATGCTTTTCTTCTTTATTGCGACTTAACATACCTCTTTGCCCAGTAGCAAGAACAACAGCAGGGCAGCTGCAAAAGAGTAGAACGACAACAGAGTTCGTTACTTGGCATTCATCCAGTAAACCGACAACAGAGACCCTTACTTGGCATTCAACCAGTAAAGTGACAACATTGTTCAGTACTTCGCGTTCATTCACTCCAATGGACTAAATATCAGCTCAGTTTTACATTTTCACTTCAGCCATCTACAACCGAGACTCAAGTGACAGTTCATTATTTATGACACTAAAAGTTGATCCCATATAGTACACATCTGCTTTACGATCAAGGAAAATTCATCTGGTGACAATCTCTCAGGTTTCCTTGGTATGCATGTCTAAAGTAATAGCATAAATTAAACATGGGAGGAACTAAACAAACAAACAACTAAACAGCACCCT
Coding sequences within it:
- the LOC125521616 gene encoding sorting and assembly machinery component 50 homolog A-like encodes the protein MADAADPAADQNPKDAGSRVPEPWAGADGEFAEEEYEYEDEEELDEPAAAALQREKVQSVFRRLSTDPVGIRVHDVIIRGNAKTRDELIEAEVADLLRSATTVQDLLSAAADASARLRGLDVFEAVNITLDSGPPELPGTTNVVIEVVEPAIPLSGNAGVYSKPEAKAWSVEGAVKWKNLAGYADIWDASVAYGFDQTTEVGVGVSLPRFKSIPTPLMARASLLSQDWMKFSSYKERILGLSLGLLSTRHHDLSYNLTWRTLTDPSRLASTSIRRQLGHNLLSALKYTYKIDERDSHIRPTKGYAFLSSSQVGGLWDNKGLKFFRQEFDVRAAVPFGFWNVALNVGLGAGVVLPLARGFMNSSTPVTDRFNLGGHNSPVCSLGGISSLLGFRTRGVGPTEPRRLVPGESEDGSPAVPGRDYLGGDLAVSAFADLSFDLPLKVLRDAGIHGHAFLTAGNLAKLSEGQYKNFSLDEFRRSFRSTAGIGIILPTKLFRVEVNYCYILKQSQHDSGKTGIQFSFSSP